ACATCTTGTGGTTCCCGTAGTGAGCCAAATAATCAAGCGCCGTTATTTGCAACTTAAACTTGTTGCTCTTTGTGAATTTACCAATGTATGTGCCCACACCAATTAATTTCTTGTGCGGAACGCTAGACAAAAAACGCACTAATTTCTCGTTGGCTATTGAAACTCTGTTTCTCCTCagtaaaaaaattggtttagGGTCTGACTCAAATAACAGACGCATATTCGCGCCCATGCtaataaacattgaaattacGCTACTTACAATTGCTCTAGCTTTGCTTTTATGAGTTCTAATTCTTTCTTATCCACTTCTCGCATCgatattgttttttccttatttattttttgacgATTTTTCTACATTCGACGGAGAAAGTCCTTActcaaaactttttttgaataaaaaaatataaaaaataatataaagaCTTTAAATATATAACCTAGTTATAATTTGATCTCAGCCATTTATTGTTTGTCAAAGAAACGTCCAATAATGAATTACACCAACACCAAACTTTCTTGCTTTGTTCTTGCTATTGCCGTTTATGGAGCTTTGTTTTACTCTTTGTaggttttttatttaaatatttCTAGTTCAggtaaaaattatttaatacTCGGGCTGTTTTTGATTTCCACCCTCTATACAATAAGCAGAGCTTTGCGAATCGTGCCTTTCAACAAGACTTTCAGTGCGCCAGCAGACTTTTACAAGTACTACatggaaaataataatttcagtATGCAAAACGGGCCCATCAACCACTTCTACAAATCGAAATTCATCCAAACCCTAATCAATTCTGAAGCTGAGCCTGCAACAGATGAATAAATCATAGTAATACGTTTTTTTAGTGTCATTACtatatgttttgtttcattcgcTGAATTTACGTCCGAGCCGCCCTTGTATGTCTACGCCTTATTTATTTTGCTTTTCGCGACGATATCGCatcttttcttcttctatCGTGTCTGCAGGCTTGTAAGGCACTACTGTTCGTCTGCATGGAAGTAGTGAAAGAGACTTATAGCAAGGCATACCTAAAGGGTCCACGAAACCGTTAGATTCTTCATCATACACAATGCCTTTTTCTagcagttttttttgccgtTTTCGTTTGAGCGCGTTCGTAGCTAGATCAAATATACCGTCTTCTTGTTGTGGTTCGTCGTTGCTCTCGTTTACTATTTTCCCGTTTTTTATgttctttgtttgttcagCAGGTTTTAGCGACATCTTCTTTAACGAAAGCAGTTCGTCTATGTCGTGCACATACACTTTAGAATTTGACTCGTTTAAAGCCGGCTCTAGTTCGTTTGCGAAGAGTTCGTCTATCAAGTCTAAATGCCCAAGCTCGTTTGGATCCGCTTCGCTCGATTTCTGTTTACGTCTTCTTTCTTctaaaaatgttttcttgTTGTAATCTTGTTTTGGATTTATGTTGCTTCTCAGCTCAGCTGACTTCAGAGCTAACTTAGATTCACGACTTGTGTTTAATTTGCTTAACAAAGAAGACTTTGAACCATTTTTGCCTTCAAACAGCAACGCTACAACGCCTAAACACCTACTGCATATTAATACCAAAATTAATTTGCTcgtatttattttcatgaacaaataaaacacGAGTGTGTTTGCTGGGCCACAATTCAGATCTTTTTTCTATCACAGTGTTTTGCGTTCTAATTTAGATAATCACTTTTTTACGGGGCTCTATGTCATTTAACAGTTGATTGGAGCTGTGATTTATATggttttaaaattattttaccACTCGTCTCTTCAAACGTTTTGGCAAGAACACTAGGGATATTTTTGACTATTTTCAACTGATCTGTTTTGACTCTATTAACGATCCATTTCGGGACAGCCGTCGTTTCAGGATCTACGTCATTTAAAAACATAATTTTCCActgattggtttttttgttgtgctCAAAATAAAACCCGGCGATAAATATTTTAGCGCGAACGACCTTGGCTGCTACCTTTTTATAGGTTTCATAAATATCAGGTCTATCAATGTGTGATTCGAGAATGTTAACTAGTGAATCAGGCAAGCTCGCCGTGGCTATGACTAATCGTTCAAAGTCTTCGTCATCAAAACGTTCTCTTTGCATGGCTACCACAAACTCGCGTCCGGCGATGCCAAATCGAGACTTGAAAACTAAACTAGAAACGTTAATATTTGGGCTGATCTCAAAATAACACTAATATATTTTGAATACTTAAAACTTACGTATACATTTTCGCTAAACTCGTCGTATTCTTGTTTGTAATGCTCTTGCCACATAGCGTCACTTACGAAATCCATCGTTAACGGCGTCTCTTTGCTTGGCGTAAATTCACAAATACTTTTGCCAATGGTTCGTTTTGTTTGAGGATCGGCATGAGTTTCTATCGTGTACTTCTTGTGTACTTTATATGTTGTCCAAAGCATATTTGGATCTGTAAAAAGTTGATAAAGATTTTGAACCGCTGTTTGggtaaaatttttgattgtctCATTTATGTAATTAGGTCGGGGCACAAACCATTTTCCTATGGAAGTGTACTCTCTCTTATCTTCGGGATCGATATACGTTGCTAGAAGCACTCTAAGTTCATCAATCGTTCCTGTGAATGTTTTTCCAGATGGAAAGTCgcaataatgaaattgtcCTGGCGGATCAGACAAACACATTTCTGAGGTTTTTTCATCAGAATCAAATGACTCAAAAGAACTTGACAAGCTCGCAAAATTGGTTACTGAGCGAAGTTTGTAGCTCGATTCGGACGAAAAGTATctagtcaatttttttcgaaggcgattcgaaaaattttgtttcttttttaaattatgTAACTTTTCTTCGCTTAAATTGCTTGTGACTAGTTTGGGAGTCGTTTGATACTTTGTGTTTCGAAGCAAATTaggaaaacaacaaattgagtTGACCGTATTTAGTGTTTTTACTTGTTCTATCTCTATGTTTTCGTTATTATAAAGATCAGTTTTAGGAGGCATACAATATTGTTGGgacaaactaaaaaaattgatttataacACATCGAACTATGACTAACtagatatttttattaatcaaatcTACATTATTATagttaaatttgaatattgagCGTCAAGCTCATAAaaagcaaaataaaaaaatttgtaaatcTGATGTGATGCGCCAGAGTTACTTTATTGTGaattaatttgtttgattaataaGCGTGGAACAATGTTCATAGACATTAACTCTTGGAACAGCAATTTGCAAGCGTAAGGGATTGTAATGTTTCGAACGTTAGATTTTGATTTGCAAAACGAGCAATAGCTGTTGTATCCAATAAGGCCACATTCACTGCAGATGTCAGCATTGAACGCATCTGAAGATAGTAATAATCGTTCAATGAGCATGTTTGACGCTCCATATGCTACCAAACAATCTCTTTCCATTTCTCCAAGACGTAGTCCTCCAAGTTTCGCTCGACCTTCTGTTGGTTGTCGGGTCAAAAGTTGTCGAGGTCCAATACCTCGCGCGTGAATTTTGTCTTGTACCAtgtgttttaatttttgataGAATATGGGCCCGTTGAATATATAAGTTTGTAAAGCTTCACCGGTTGTACCTAGCGTTAAGTAGTCTTTACCACCGTAGTGATATCCATGTTTTTGTAAGTGTTTTTGCTATAAAATCTATGTTTGGTTTTTGAAACGCTGTACCGTACTCTAGTCGGCCAGAACAAACGGCGCTTTTACTTGCTAACAATTCAAGCATTTTTCCTACAGTCATTCTTGATGGGAAACCATGCGGGTTCATGATAATATCAGGGGTCCAACCATCTTCTGCAAAAGGTAAATCTTCTGCCGGAGAAATATATCCGACAACACCTTTCTGCCCATGTCGCGAACTAAACTTATCACCTAGCTCCGGACTTCGAACCTgacgaaaaataaattttagcAAGCGAGTTTCTTCTACGTTTTCAGTCAATATAATTCGCTCAATGTAAGCAGGATTGGGACTTTTGTATTTGACAGGCTGAGGTTGATATGTAACTTTTTTAACAGAGTTCATACTAAGATCTTCGACAACGCCAACGGAAACTGCCTTGTTGCAGTAAATTTGATCTTGACAAATTAAAGCGCCTACTCTAGCAACTCCGTCATTTTCCAAAATTTCGTGTCTGTAATCAAACTTGGGTCTggaattgttgtttgatgcCTTGTTTTCTGGAGGCGCCAAAGTTACGTCTTTTAAATCGCTATTGCGAGCTAGTTCTACCATGAATCTTTTTTGCACGATGCATCGTCCAAAACCTCTGTCAATAGATGCTTGGTTAAATATCAAGGCATCTTCAATATCGTAACCCTGAAAACTCATAATAGCAACAGAAGCATTGTGACCTGCGGGAAGTTTGTCTAAACCTGCCAACTCAATTGTCCGAGTTTTACACAATTGTCTCTGCGGATACACTAACAGGTATAATACGTTGTCGACGCGGCAAAACTGATTGTAACTCAAAACTCCCATAGATTGTTTGCTCATAGCGCATTGATAAGTATTTCTTGGtgattgattgtgatgaGGGAAAGGAATAAGACCGCTGATGATTCCCATAATCGTAAATGGATCGATTTCTAAATGAGTGGTGTGCTCGTCAATTTTGTCAGTAAATAAAGCGATGACAGTATCGTTATGTTCATTGACATCAATCCATTCTACAATTCCCATCTGAAtaagatcaaaaaaattcagttcTTGGTCTTTAATCATCTGCAAGTGTTTTTGAGTCAATCGAGGTCtgcaattttcaacaatgattAAAGGTCTACAAAGCCGACCTCCATCAGAAGAGATGTGAATTGACTTATATTGTCGGTTTAAGTAAATCGAAACGAAACCACCGATTTTTCCAGTGCGTCTGAGCTTTCTCCAATTACAAATAAAATGGTTGggattcgaatgaattccTAACACAAGTCCGTTCAAGAATATGGTGTAGGCGTTTTTATTATGTAGTTCTTCTCCTGACAAAGTTTCGATAGATTCAATACCTAAAGAATAGGCGAGGCCTATTAATTGGGTATCGTTTTCATCGGTGGTGACTAATGTCATCAAACTTAAGTTCAAAACTAAACCGATGCTTTCTCCTTCTGGCGTATCACAAGGACAAATCATCCCCCATTGACTGGGCTGTAGCCATCTGGGTCTAGCAAGTTTCATGCTTTTTTCAACTCCAGCAACAAGTCTAGTCATCATTCCGAGTGAACCTAAATATGAATACCGAGTTAAAACCTGAGAAACTCCGCTCTTCTCCATTCTGAAACGTTTGATATTCCAGTTACCGGTTGATAAGGCTTGTTTTATTCCTCTTGTTATGGTATCTAGTGGTTTATCTCTGACAATGTCTGGATAAGAATTCAAGTTGCTGGAAGCGTCGTGAGACTTACTGAAATATCTTTTCAAGGTTTCCTCAATGcgttttttatattcatctctccacaatttaaatttatctTCGAATTGTAACGCCAATAATTGCCCGGCTAACTCTAACCTTTTATTTCCATAGTAATCTTTATCGTCAATAGAACAATCTCCATAAACTACTCTCAACAATCTTTGAGTCattaaacataaaaaaatggctTTAGGTCTAAAATTGTTGTCAATCACCGGTATGTGTGACAGTagaattttatcaatcagTTCATATGCGTCGCTGATAATGTTTTCCTTTAGACGAGTCGTGCTTTCTACTTGCCAGCTTTTGAGGTTCATTCTGTTCCCTATATAAAGCAAAGCATCAGCTTGAGTTACAATATTAGCCTCTATAATATCTTGAATAGAGAACTGCAAAAGATCGAACAGCTTTTGCGTATTCCCGATAAGTTGAAATGACTCCTGATCAGACTCGATACTTAGCGCttttaaaatgataaaaaaaggGATAAGTTGATTGAAGGAATTATGTCGGACATATAATTTGTTCTTGTGCCACAATACTTGAGTTCTACTCTTGTTTTGGTTGGTCACACTGCTAACGGTTGCACAGTAACATTTTTTGTGGTCTTGTTCAATgattattctatttttacTGAGTTGTTCCTGCATTAATATTACTTTTTCGCTTccattaatgataaaataaccACCAGGATCTCTGGGGCACTCTCCTAATTTTATGATTTCGTCGTCTGATTTTTGCCACATCCAACAAGCTGGCGACTTAAGCATAACCGGCATACGGCCAATTTCTTCTTGTAGTCTACGAATAATCTTTCCACCGCAATAGTATTCCATATCGAGTAAAATTGGAGCACTGTAGGTTAAATCTCTTTGCCTGCACTGCATAGGAGTCAAATGGGTTACAGAATTTCcttcaattatttttggcTTACCAATTACACAGTTGGTGAAATGCAGATAGAATTTCGGATCAATGTCTGAGTAAATACTACGATTGACGTCGCATGTCACGATTTCAGCAACTTCTACGTTGATAAAATGTGCATAAGAATCGATGTGCTGTTTAATAAATCCTTTCGCTCGCAAGAAAGCGGGTAAAAGCTGCCATTTGTcctataaatttttttttcttgtttttgcaACATTGTAATATCGACTTACGGCTATATTACCTATTGGTTCTTGTAATTgagaaatttcattttccaaacttgaaaacatttattaAAGTAAGagataatttcaaaaaattatgtCAGTGGTGACAAATACGAGAAATATTTGTATTATCGCTCATATAGACCATGGTAAgtgttaaaaattttaaaaaggTGTTATGGAATCTTTTTAAACACCTGTAATCACGTTGAAACAGTGacataaacaataaaaaacttGAGATGAGCAagattaataaaaatttctaaaCATGGCTGTTTGTCAACGGTTACTACGACATGATACGGGACACAACAGATAACGAGAAACCAGATACTCTCTTGtgttttttgataattataCTTTCAacgtaaaaaataaaaaaaattttttaggGAAGACCTCTCTATGTGATCACTTAATAGCATATTCTGGTTTAATACCCAAAAGGGTTGCTGGCCAAATGAAATATCTAGATTATCGAACTGATGAGCAGCAAAGGTTGATTACTATTCAGAATAgcgctattttttttgagtaTACGCCAGAAAATGGGGATAACACTTATAagataaatttgattgattctccCGGTCATATCGACTTTGGAATCGAGGTTTCGATCGCCACGAACGTTAGTGATGGTGCTATTCTTCTTGTAGATGTTGTTGAGCGCTTGCAGCCTCAAACTAGAACCGTATTAAGCGAAGCAATCAAAGCTGGTTTGAAGGTAATTTTGGTCCTGACCAAAATTGACAGATTATTTAACGAGTTAAACTTAGAGCCTGAAGCAATTTACGGTCATATCAATCAGTGTATTGAGTTGGTAAATGCTGAATACAGTATTCTTATAACTGAGCATCGTAAAGATACCGAAGCGTTTGAAACTCAGTTTTCACTCACTGACGGGAACGTAATACTGACAAGTGCAGCAGACGGTTGGGCAGTCAGTTTGCCTAAATTAGTTCCTTACTTGCGCCAATGGCTTGACTGCGGGAATTTATCAGATTCAGAGCTTATATCCGCATCTTGGggtaaatataaaataagtGATAGAAAGATTGTCGAAACCAAGTCTATCAAATCTTCACTTTCAGTATCCGTGTTGTTAAATTTATTATGCCACGTATATGCGttaaaagatgaaaaagaCTTGAATAATTCCGTTAAATTGGCAAAGCTTGCGGCAAAACTTAATTTGACAAATCTATTCGAAGGTTTAGGTGAGAAAATTTCACTTCGCAATAACATCGTTACGCTAATTCTTGGAGCTGTTTTTCCATTGTCAGAAGTATTACTAGAAAGTTTTGTGAGTCTGATTCCAAATCCAATAGAAAGTtataataaaagaaaagacTTTTTGTTTAGACACGAACTGAATAAATCTGAAATACACGCCATGCCACTTTATACTGAGCTAGTAGAGAAAGAATTATGTTTGGCTATGTTACTTCGTATTCTTAAAGTAAATAAAAGATCACTTCAGCTAGAATGCGAAGACTCATTAGAAAACAATGACTTTTACGAGTTTTGCTCAATTGGAAGGCAATTCGTTGGATCTTTCAAAGTAGGTGACTTAATTTATGCGGCAGGATATTCTGAACCTTGCATAATAAAGTCTTTATATTACTTACAAGGTTCTTCCGTTGAAcctattgattcaattcaatcaggAGATGTTTACTGCATTTGTCTAGAAAAAGTTCAAactgaaaatgaagaaattacAACAAATACTAAACTTAATTTAGACAGTTTTCACATGTGTGGAAGTGGACTAAGCGTTTCAAACCAACctcattcgtttgttttgataaaatcgctagaaaaaacaaatttgaacTTGCGATTTATGATAGTTCCAAAAAACATTTCTGACTGGGATAATTTCTGTCAAGGTATTTCATTACTAGCTGCTTTTGATCCTGCTATTGCAATTAAGTATGCCGAAGAGTCAAGTGCTATTTACATGAGCTGCAGAGGAGAAGTACACTTTGAACGAATTTGCAACGACATTCAGAAGTTATTCTGTCATAACATTCCATTGATCATAAGTATGcctattttttccataaaagAGTCTATATCCCCATATGAAGCCTCGCAAGCGCAAGGTTCTTTTAATATTCCTTGGATTTCTAATCCAATATACAGTGAACAAGCTTTCTCGTTCCATTTTAACGCAAACTGTTTTGTATCTATAAAAGCCATTGGTATTAGTGATGCCTTGAAAGTACACAGCGAAGAAACAAATGTTAGTTTAAATTCAACTTTAGATTTAACTGACGTGGAAACTGTTTCTCAGTACATTGAAAACCCCACTTTACTTCGAAATGTCAAATTTTTGGCCAAGACATCTGATAACGACGCTTTTTGTGCTTTATATGTCGCCTCTAAATCTAGGTCGATAGATGagatatttgaaaatgttccTAAAGACATACGACACAAATATTTTATTACTAGTAAAAAAGATTCAACCATaaatataaaagaaaataatgcGATAGATTTAAACAGTTTAGAAACTATTTTAGATGTGAAATGCGAAGAAATAAGCAGTATTACATTATCTAGATCCGTAGAACAACTTGATCTTTTCGACTGCACTGATGACTTGCTTGATACATCGTTAGAAAGGCTGACACCTTTCTTACTAAAAgcttttgaaaaaatcagtACAAAAGGTGTGCTTTGTGAAGAACCTTTATGGAACGTAATATTTGTTGTAACCAGTTTTTGGACCAAAAATACACCTGGATTATTCTCAGGCGCTATTATAAACTGTATTTACACCGCACTTAGAAACTCACTTGCTTCGCCCGGGTATCCACGAATTTATGAATTAGTTAGTAAAATAAGAGTGACTTGTCaacaaaaagttttcaaaCAGGCAACTCAGACTATTAATGCCAAACAAGGTGTCGTCATTGAAACAGATGTCAACGCGTTTACAATGGACTGGATTATTGTTGTAATCGTGCCCAACGCCAATCTCAACTCATTACAGTCAGAGCTCGCCGTCAAAACATCTGGTCAATGTTCCGTTCAGGTACTCACCTCATATTGGAGCCTATGCGACGTAGACCCTTTCATGGAAACAACTCAAGATTTAAGTGGTGAAAATGACAATTCAACCTTTGCGCATAAGTTAAAAAgcatgataataaatattagAAAAATTAAAGGGTTGCCTACAGACGAGAAAATCGTGTCTGGCTCTGCTGATAAGCAAAGAAAcctttcaaaataaaaattctatatTATGTCTCTGTAAGctttcattatatatatataacaacCAAAAGCACTTTTACAGTATGCAAGCAGAGTTAACAAAGTTATAATAGATAAtttatggaaaataaaaactcgTGTTATTGAGCATTCagaacaaatataaaaaacaataaaacaaGCAATTTAACTATCAAATATTTAGTTCGAGACACATTGTCTGGCGATTTGATCGACAGCAGTTTGTCCTTTAGGGGTGAGGAATCTGTTTTTAGTGGATCCTCTTTGTTCGACGAAGTTCATTTTTTCGAGTTGTTGCAGACAGTGTCTAATTATTTTCTTAGAAGCAGTGGCGGCGTGGTTTGGGGCTACTCCGTTTCTCTTCTTGCCTCCGTAAAATCTGGCCAAAATGCCGACTCCGTATGATTTTTCACAAGCGAGTTTTCTCAATATGGAAGCGGCTCTGATGTAGATGAAGTTCTTGTCGTATGGAGCCAATTCGCGAGCGGAGGCGCTCTTGCACAAATCGAGCCAGTCAGGGACTTCGAAAGAGTCACATTCTGAAAGTAGTTTGGCAGTCTGTTTAATAAAAAGGTCAGCACTGACGTCCTTCACACCAGTCACTCTGCTGTTTCCTGGAACCTTAACACTCAACATTTTTTATCTCTAAactttttaaaaatatttttgtgaATGTTGTTATGTCGAAAACCTAATTCATAAACTAtataaatttcatatttGTTATTTCACTTTATATCTCTGCTTCTAGCAAGACTGCTTTAGGTTATTTGCACCAAACTATTCTACTTGTATTTACCAACGCAGACAACTTtttgtaattgaattttgataattatttttattaaatttatttgaatgcGTCGGCTCTCGGTTTTacgattttattttcattggcatgaacaaaagcaaaattgctatttttgattttgaatctcAACACGATGTTGATTACATAATAGGTGTGGACGAAGCAGGACGAGGTCCCTTGGCTGGTCCTTTATATGTTTCCGCTTTTAGTTTTTTTGAgcataaaaaagaaatcctCAAgtggattgaaaatttagaTAATAGTAAAATTATTTCTGAAAAACATCGTGAAAAACTTTATAAACAGATTGGTAGGTGAAGTTCAAAACGATTTTTAGATGAAGAACACAAGCAAGTGTTTACtgaaattgatgaagatTCAGTGGAGTATACAATTGTTGTATCAGAAAAATTTGCATATGCTTTTGCTAAGGTCGGAGAAGacttgattgatcaatccaATATTTTGGCGATTACGCTCGAGACGATGAAAAATTGCGTCTTTAAGCTGCTGCTGCATATATACGAACAGAAAATAGTCCAGCATTCTGTAAATCGAGAGAAAATCAgttatcattcaataaagGACGTGCCAAAGATACAAAAAATCGTAGTCTTAGTTTTAATTGACGGAAACAAACTTCCCTCCAACTTTGATTCAACAGTAATGTGTGACCAATCTGAAGGAGGTAAAAACTTCGCCATTGAAGCACTTTCTATTGTAAAaggagatgaaaaaatagtTAGTGTTGCAGCAGCCTCTATTGTTGCCAAAGTAAATCGTGACGGATACATGCGAAAAATCGCAGCAAAGTATCCTGAATTTTTATTGGATGTAAATAAAGGCTATGGCACGGCCgaacatagaaaaaaaattgtagaaTTGGGCCCTCAAAAAATTCACAGACTTAGCTATGAACCGTGCTATACGTTGCTGGCAGCTGGAGTGTTCCAGCCGCCAAAAAATCGAGTATTTAAAACTTTGCCTAAGAAAagtataaataaaaaactgTTAGAATCTATTAAAGTAAAAACCGATTCGTAAGAAGCAGTTATACATTCACGATTATTGCTCCGGGTTATTTCTACAGTCACGGCGTTGATTTCCGTCTGTAGCTCTGCCAAATTTCCTGTCAATCAAAATACCTTCGCCGGAATCCCAATCACATCTTATAATGTTGCCCTTGAATTTAGTTCCGTTTAAGCAGGTCATTGCAAATGAGGCTTCGGCGTGCGATGAGAACTGGATAAAGCCAAATCCACACTGagcattttctttttgtcgGTTGAATCCTAAGACTACTCTGATAACTATTCCACATTTCGAAAATAAAAGTATTATGTCTTCTTCGGTGACGTTGCGTGGAAGGTTTCCAACAtacaaaacatttgaatggGTGAGTCTAGAGAACCACTGGTAGGGGTTAGTACCTAAAACAATACTGAGTGACAAACTTACAGGTTTTTTTATCCCAATATATGGGTACAAACTGTACACGTTGGTAAAGATCGGCCAttcgaaattattttttcttttttatcaaatattatttttttgtcaacttatcctaaaaaaatgaatcctgAGACGTTGTGCAACAGGTTTAatttttagtttgtttgCACAAGAAAGCATATTTACAAAGATAATATTTTAAGCAGTAAAACGTATACTATAACAACGAAGCGTAGATAATTAGTCAGTTAGAACATTAATATTtcgttttgaaaatgaatatcaGAGAAAGCCTAAACAAATACTCGACAAACCGTGTTCAAATGATCACACCTATCACAGATATGAGCGACAATCATATAGTCAGACGAGTTAGCCCTCCAAGAGAGTTCATCGGCAAGGATAACATTTGTGGCGTAGCTCCTTATAAGAATGACACTGTAATAACTTGTAGttacaacaatgaaaacggGACGTGCTGGGGTACACTCAGCAAAACCACTCTAACGGATAGTGGTGAATTAACTGAAGTTGTCATTCATACAGAAAATGCAGGAATTTACAACATAGCTCGTATGGGCAACTATTACTACGCATGTACAACAGATTCAACAGTTATTTGTTTAGATCTCACGCTTGAAGAACATCCAATACTGACCAAATTCAAATCCATTGACCCCTCTTCTACAGGAACGAGCATTAAAactaatgaacaaaacaatttaatAGCTTTGACGATGTTTAACGGACAACTCATAGTTTACGACGTAACAGGCTCAATAAAAACTCAGTTCAAATGCTCATCACGCGAAACTTTTTGTTGTGAGTTTTATAATTCTTCCACTATTTTATCTGGCAGTGAAGAATGCTGTGTAAACATTTGGGATATTCGGATCCCGAAAAAAGTTGCCTGCGTGGGCTCAGGCTACATCAAAGAGGCAGTTGTCAGTCTTTTCAACTATGACGAAAATTATATAGCAGTAGGAACGTATGAAGACTGTTGTCACGTATACGACATGAGATCACCATTCACTCCGCTCAAACGTATCCAGCTCCAAGGAGCTCCTTGGAGTTATTTTCCaatggaaaattattatgtCGTGCCTTCAATTCGCGGTGGTGTGCACGTTTTTGATTCTGAATTTTCAAACGCTCAAACCATACTACCTGCTGAcgataataaatttatttacgGAAGCGCCTACTtaacaaaaaatcataagAAGTATATCCTCTCTTACGACTTCAATAAACGTTTAGTTTTGCAAAACGAAGTAACATTTTAGCAAGTGAAACAttagaaaataatgattctgATATTacatcattttaaaaaatttttttaaaataaaggGCACACTCGGAATTGAACCGAGGACCTACTGATCTGCAGTCAGTTGCTCTACCGCTGAGCTATGTACCCATTATGACATTTTTAATCTGAAGCAGGAGTCTGTAGAGGCTGGTCCGCAGCTGCAAATATTTCTTGTTCTATGCTTTTTAATTCATCTATTTGCTTAGTTTTACAAAGCGAATCGTATAAATCTTTAATTACAATCGAAGCTTGATACACTGGTGCTTTAGGATCGTTGTAAAGCTTGcagtttgaaaaaataagtTCTACGTCGGCTTCAAATTCACAAATTTTATTGtaacttttttgtttaatattGCGTTTTATTGTTTCGAAATCCATCGGATGTGTAATTACTGTATAATAATCTG
The DNA window shown above is from Dermatophagoides farinae isolate YC_2012a unplaced genomic scaffold, ASM2471394v1 contig1, whole genome shotgun sequence and carries:
- the LOC142597901 gene encoding LOW QUALITY PROTEIN: DNA-directed RNA polymerase III subunit RPC2-like (The sequence of the model RefSeq protein was modified relative to this genomic sequence to represent the inferred CDS: inserted 2 bases in 1 codon; substituted 1 base at 1 genomic stop codon) yields the protein MFSSLENEISQLQEPIGNIAVSRYYNVAKTRKKNLXDKWQLLPAFLRAKGFIKQHIDSYAHFINVEVAEIVTCDVNRSIYSDIDPKFYLHFTNCVIGKPKIIEGNSVTHLTPMQCRQRDLTYSAPILLDMEYYCGGKIIRRLQEEIGRMPVMLKSPACWMWQKSDDEIIKLGECPRDPGGYFIINGSEKVILMQEQLSKNRIIIEQDHKKCYCATVSSVTNQNKSRTQVLWHKNKLYVRHNSFNQLIPFFIILKALSIESDQESFQLIGNTQKLFDLLQFSIQDIIEANIVTQADALLYIGNRMNLKSWQVESTTRLKENIISDAYELIDKILLSHIPVIDNNFRPKAIFLCLMTQRLLRVVYGDCSIDDKDYYGNKRLELAGQLLALQFEDKFKLWRDEYKKRIEETLKRYFNIVRDKPLDTITRGIKQALSTGNWNIKRFRMEKSGVSQVLTRYSYLGSLGMMTRLVAGVEKSMKLARPRWLQPSQWGMICPCDTPEGESIGLVLNLSLMTLVTTDENDTQLIGLAYSLGIESIETLSGEELHNKNAYTIFLNGLVLGIHSNPNHFICNWRKLRRTGKIGGFVSIYLNRQYKSIHISSDGGRLCRPLIIVENCRPRLTQKHLQMIKDQELNFFDLIQMGIVEWIDVNEHNDTVIALFTDKIDEHTTHLEIDPFTIMGIISGLIPFPHHNQSPRNTYQCAMSKQSMGVLSYNQFCRVDNVLYLLVYPQRQLCKTRTIELAGLDKLPAGHNASVAIMSFQGYDIEDALIFNQASIDRGFGRCIVQKRFMVELARNSDLKDVTLAPPENKASNNNSRPKFDYRHEILENDGVARVGALICQDQIYCNKAVSVGVVEDLSMNSVKKVTYQPQPVKYKSPNPAYIERIILTENVEETRLLKFIFRQVRSPELGDKFSSRHGQKGVVGYISPAEDLPFAEDGWTPDIIMNPHGFPSRMTVGKMLELLASKSAVCSGRLEYGTAFQKPNIDFIAXKHLQKHGYHYGGKDYLTLGTTGEALQTYIFNGPIFYQKLKHMVQDKIHARGIGPRQLLTRQPTEGRAKLGGLRLGEMERDCLVAYGASNMLIERLLLSSDAFNADICSECGLIGYNSYCSFCKSKSNVRNITIPYACKLLFQELMSMNIVPRLLIKQINSQ